The genomic region GATCCTGAACAAACTCAACGAATGGTTTGCCGCTGGTCTCCAGGAGTGGGACATTTCTCGCGATGCCCCCTACTTTGGTTTTGAGATCCCCAGCGCTCCAGGTAAATATCTTTATGTTTGGCTGGATGCTCCGATTGGTTATATGGCAAGTTTTCGGAACCTTTGTGATCGTACCGCTGGATTATCTTTCGAGGAATTTTGGGGAACGGGTAGCGGCACAGAGTTGTATCATTTTATTGGTAAAGACATTGCTTATTTCCATACCCTGTTCTGGCCCGCAGAGTTACACGCGGCAGGTTTTCGTACCCCGACGGCGGTGTACTGTCACGGATTTCTTACAGTCAATGGACAGAAGATGTCAAAATCACGGGGAACATTTATCAAGGCGCGTACCTACCTAGAGCACCTTGATCCAGAATACCTGCGTTATTACTTTGCCGCAAAACTCAGTCCCAACATTGACGATCTCGATCTCAATTTAGATGATTTCATTCACCGCGTTAATGCTGATTTGGTGGGCAAGGTAGTAAATATCGCCAGTCGTTGTGCAGGGTTTATTACTAAATACTATGCAGGGCAATTATCTACAAGCCTACCCGACCCCGAATTCTATGCCGAGGTGGTTGCGGCAGGGGAGCTTATCGCGGAACGCTATGAAGAGCGTGCATTAGGGGCGGCAATGCGGGAGATCATGGCCCTTGCCGATCGGGCCAATCAGTACATTGATGCCAAAAAGCCGTGGGTCCTTGCTAAAGAGGTTGGTCGAGAGGCAGAATTACAGGCAATTTGCACCCAGGGTCTGAATCTATTCCGGGTGCTCATGACCTATTTGAAGCCAGTGCTGCCACGCACGGCGGCTCGTACCGAGGAATTCTTGCGCGACCCGTCGTTAACCTGGGAAAGTCGTCAGACGCCGTTGCTCAATCATACAATTGCGCCTTTTGAGCCGCTCCTTACCCGGGTGGATCCAAAGCGGGTGCAGGCGATGTTGGAGGCCTCCCGGGAAAATCTACTCCCCACTAAGCCGGTAACTCCAACGCCAGCACCAGTACTAGTACCAGCAAAATCAAGTAATGTGACCCCTCCAACGTTTACCACCCCGGATCCGATTGCCCCGACGATCCCCTATGAGGACTTCTCAAAGTTGGATCTGCGGGTTGCGCGTATTGCCGCCGCAGAGGAGGTTCCGGGAGCAGACAAATTGCTACGCTTGACTCTGGATCTAGGTGGCGAGACACGTACGATTTTCTCGGGAATTAGAACCGCATATACCGCCGGAGATTTAGTAGG from Gammaproteobacteria bacterium harbors:
- the metG gene encoding methionine--tRNA ligase, yielding MSPLPRSLLVTSALPYANGPIHLGHMVEYIQTDLWVRFQKMRGHRCFYVCADDAHGTPIMLRAQQEGITPTQLVDRIGAEHRADFADFAVGFDNYHTTHSPENRHYAQLIYNRLNDAGLIVTRTIRQAYDPLREMFLPDRFIKGGCPRCGAADQYGDACEVCGATYSPADLKDPVSVLSGATPVERESEHHFFRLPALAGWLRAWVEGGHVQPEILNKLNEWFAAGLQEWDISRDAPYFGFEIPSAPGKYLYVWLDAPIGYMASFRNLCDRTAGLSFEEFWGTGSGTELYHFIGKDIAYFHTLFWPAELHAAGFRTPTAVYCHGFLTVNGQKMSKSRGTFIKARTYLEHLDPEYLRYYFAAKLSPNIDDLDLNLDDFIHRVNADLVGKVVNIASRCAGFITKYYAGQLSTSLPDPEFYAEVVAAGELIAERYEERALGAAMREIMALADRANQYIDAKKPWVLAKEVGREAELQAICTQGLNLFRVLMTYLKPVLPRTAARTEEFLRDPSLTWESRQTPLLNHTIAPFEPLLTRVDPKRVQAMLEASRENLLPTKPVTPTPAPVLVPAKSSNVTPPTFTTPDPIAPTIPYEDFSKLDLRVARIAAAEEVPGADKLLRLTLDLGGETRTIFSGIRTAYTAGDLVGRFTVMVANLAPRTLRFGVSEGMVLTAGPGGKEIFLLSPDQGAKPGMRIK